Part of the Eshraghiella crossota genome is shown below.
CATCATCTGACTATATCATGCCTACAGCGGTTTTCTTTATTTTACTATTCCGATTAAATCATTAATATCAGAAACGCCTTTATTTACCATATATTTTTCAATACCTTCAATAACCTCAAGTGTTGTACGAGGGTTATGGAAATTGGCTGTTCCTATGGATACTGCGGTGGCACCTGCAAGAATAAATTCAAGTGCATCCTCTGCCGTGGCGATTCCGCCCATACCGATAATAGGTATTTTAACCGCATTGGCTACCTGATATACCATTCTTACCGCAACAGGTTTAACTGCAGGTCCTGAAAGGCCTCCGGTCTTATTGGCAACTGCAAAGGTCTGTCTGTTAATGTCTATTTTCATGCCTGTAATAGTGTTTATAAGTGAAAGCACATCCGCTCCACCGGCTTCTGCTGCTTTAGCCATTTCGGTAATGTCCGTTACATTAGGGCTTAACTTCATGATTACAGGCTGTTTTGCAACATTTTTTATTGCTTTTGTAATGTGCTCAATATTGGCTGCATTCTGTCCGAAAGCAATTCCACCTTCTTTGACATTTGGGCAGGAAATGTTGATTTCAAGCATATCCACAGGTTCACCTGCAAGTCTTTCCACAACCTCAACATAATCTCTTTCGGATTTACCGCAGACATTCACAATTATTTTGGTATCGTATTTCTTAAGGAAAGGAATATCTCTCTCGCAAAATACATCTATACCCGGATTCTGAAGCCCGATTGCGTTAATCATTCCACCGTAAGTCTCAGCAATTCGTGGTGTAGGATTGCCGGGCCAAGGCACGTTTGCAACGCCCTTTGTTACAACGGCTCCTAATTTGTTAAGGTCAACAAATTCGCTGTATTCCATTCCTGAACCGAAGGTTCCTGAGGCTGTCATTACCGGATTCTTAAGTTCTACACCGGCAAGATTAATTTTAGTATTCATTAAAGCTCAACCTCCTTGGCATTAAATACAGGACCATCCTTGCATACTCTGGCATTGTGGACTTTAGAGTGGTCGTCAATTCCTGTTGTCTTACATACACAGGCAAGACACGCGCCGACTCCGCATGCCATTTTTTCTTCAAGGGAAATATATGCTTCGATATTATTTTCTTCGGCATAAGCCTTTATGCCACGAAGCATAGGTGTAGGTCCGCAGGCATAAATAATATCGCCCTTGATACCGTTTTCCCTGATTGCGTCTATAACGGTTCCCTTGGTTCCGATACTTCCGTCATCACTTGCAATCGTAAGATTACCGTATGCTTTAAGGTCATCTGTAAGGAAAGTGTCACTGTTTCTGTAACCTACGACAATCTCAGGTTCACCGCCCATTCTCCTTGCAAGTTCAAGCATTGGAGGAATTCCTATCCCTCCACCGATAAGAATGGCTTTTCTGCCCTCTTTAATAGGAAAACCATTACCTATAGGTCCGAGGATGTGTATGGACTCTCCTTCTTTATATGTAGAAAATTCCGTGGTTCCGCCACCTACAACCCTATATACTATTCTAAGTTTCCGGCCTTCTGTCTCACAGATACTTATAGGTCTTGGAAGCAGCTTTGACGCATCCTTGGTATACACGGAAATGAACTGGCCCGGTACTGCCTTTTCTGCAATATTGCTTGTCATAATCCACATATCAAATACGCCGTCAGCTATTTTTTTCTGGCTGATAACCTTTGCGTTTTCTTCAAATTTCATATCATTAACCTCTTGCTGTATTGATATCTTCTATCATATCAAGTGTTGCCTGTCTTGACGCATCTGCGTAATTAAGGCTGCCAAATGAAGCGTATTTTTCCTGCTTATATGCACAGATAATACCTCTTGAGCTGTTTACAATTGCACCAAGGCCGTCCTCGTTAAAATAATCTACAAGGTCTTTGCCTTTGCCGCCCTGTGCACCGTAACCCGGTACAAGAATAAATGTCTTTGGCATGAGTTTTCTAAGTATTTTACCCTGTTCAGGATATGTGGCACCTACAACGGCACCCACATTACTGTATGAATCTCCCATACATTCCTGTCCCCATTTATCAACCTGTTCTCCCACAAGTTCATAAAGTGGTCTTCCGTCTACAAGACGGTCCTGAAATTCTCCGCTTGATGGATTAGAAGTCTTAACAAGTACAAAAATACCCTTGTCATTCTCTTTACATACATCTATAAAAGGCTTGATTCCGTCACTTCCAAGGTATGGATTAACAGTTACAAAATCTTCATCAATTGGAGTATATGTCTTGCTTCCTACCGTAACTTTACCGATATGTCCTACTGCATAGGCTGTGGAAGTCGAACCGATATCACCTCTCTTGATGTCACCGATAACAACAAGTCCTTTTTCATGGCAGTAATCAACAGTTCTCTTAAATGCTGCAAGTCCTTCAATACCAAACTGCTCGTACATGGCAATCTGTGGCTTGACTGCAGGAACAATATCATAAATATTGTCTACAATTCCTTTATTATACTCAAATACCGCTTCGGCAGCACCTTTAAGTGTCTCGCCGTATTCGTCATAAGACTTTTTAAGGATATGCTCAGGAATATAAGAGAGCATAGGGTCAAGACCTACTACAACAGGTGCATTTGTTTTCTTGATTTTTTCAACTAACTGGTTAATCATATTTTGTTCTCCTTGTATACTATTTTACCGCCTACCATGGTAAGCATTACTTTTCCTTTAACTTTCTTTCCGTCAAAAGGAGTGTTGTGCCCCTTTGATACGAAATCTTTTCTGTCAATGACAAATTCTTTATCTTTATCCATTATTGTAATATCGGCAACTGCTCCGGGTAAAAGAGTTCCTCTGTCGATACCGATTACTCTTGCGGGATTGTAACTCATCTTCTCTGCCATCTGCATAGGAGTAAGGACTCCGCCAAGCACAAGCTCTGTGTATGTAAGGCAGAGACTTGTCTCAAGTCCTGTTATTCCAAACGGAGCCTCGCTTATAGGCTTTTTCTTTTCTTCTTCAGAATGAGGGGCATGGTCTGTTGAAATTACATCCATGATGTTATCTTTAAGACCTTCTTTAAGAGCCTCCACATCTTCACGTCCTCTTAAAGGTGGGTTCATCTTGTAGTCCGCATTATCGCAAGGAATGTCTTCATCACATAATGTAAAGTGGTGAGGGCATACCTCTCCGGTAACATCTATGCCGTCCTCTTTGGCAATTTTTATCATCTTAACACTGTCTTTGGTTGAGCAATGACAGAGATGAAGCCTGCAGCCTGTTTCTTTGGCTAAAAGAATGTCTCTTGCCACAATCACATCTTCAACGGCATTGGTTATTCCCTTAATACCCAGTTCTTCTGATTTGGCACTTTCATTGAGGGCTCCGCCGTTTACCATGTTCTTATCTTCACAATGGGCTAATACCACCATTCCGCAGTCAGCGGCACGATACATAGCCTCTCTGTATACTTCTGCGTTCATAACTGATTTGCCGTCCTCGCTTATTGCGACAACGCCCTCTTCTCTTAAAGCTTCCACATCAACAGGAACTTTTCCCTCCTGTCCCATGGTAACAGAAGCTACCTGAAGTACGTTGACTACGGCATCTCTTTTAATTATATCATTAACCCTGCGCACCATTTCCACACTGTCAATTACCGGCTTTGTATTAGGCATAGGAAGAACGGTTGTTACTCCTCCCCTTGCTGCTGCAAGAGAACCTGTTTTTATTGTCTCTTTGTATTCAAAACCCGGTTCCCTGAAATGAACATGAAGGTCAATAAGTCCCGGCATTACATAACACCCTGCTGCATCAATAACGTTGTCTATTTCATCATGGCTGTCATTATCAACGGCTGCTATTATTCCGTCTTTTACCACGATGTTATATATGCCGTCTTTGCCTGATGCAGGGTCAAGCACATGTCCGTTTTTAATTAAATATAAACTGTTGTTTTCCATGTATTAATTCCTCTATTTTAAAAATCCGTTTACAATCTGTTCCTCTGCTTCAGCCTCGGTTAATCCCAGTGTCATTAATTTAATGAGCTGCTCTCCTGCTATTTTACCGATAGCTGCTTCATGTATAAGGCTTGCTTCAACGGAATTGGCGGTTATCTCAGGAATCGCCTTGACAGAAGCATTGTCCATAATAATGGCATCACACTCCGAATGTCCGGCACACTCGTTATTTCCGTCTATCTTGGCATAAAATACCTGTGTGGAATCATTCTTTGCAACCGAACGTGATATAACGTTGGTACTTGAACCTTTTCCGTTAAGCTCTACCTCAAAGCTTGTCTTTGCATATTGTTTACCATGGGTCATTATCTTTTCTTTAACAATAAAAACTGCCCCATCTCCCAGCCTGCCCTTGGTAATTCTGTCAGTGGAATCTATTCCTTTAATCTGGGTGGTTTCCATTTCCATATAGCCGTTTTCGTCAATATCAACAACCGTGGTAGGGTTCATAATTCTCAAACCATTGCCATCACCCTCACCATAGTGTTTTTCCACATATCTGACCCTGGCATTTTTGCCGATATGAAATGTATGGATTCCGTCATGTGATGATTTCTTATCTCCGCCGTTATGGATTCCGCAGCCTGCCACAATTAACACATCACTTCCTTCTCCTACATAAAAATCGTTATATACGAGGTCGTCAAGCCCTGTCTGGCTTAAAACAACAGGAATGTGGACACTTTCGTTTTTGGTTCCGGGCTTGATAATAATGTCTATTCCCGGCTTGTCCGTTTTGGTTACTATATCAATATTGGATGTTGTATTTCTTCCTGCTGCCGCTCCGTTGACCCTGAAATTATAAGCACCTGCAGGCACTTCATGGAGTCCCGCAATTTCTGCAAGCAGATTTTTCTGTATCTGGTCCATATTACCTTGCCTCCATTTTCTTACATGATTCTTTTGCATTACCGCTGCCAAGCAGAGTTGGCAACATCTCATGTCCGCCTGAAGCTGCCACTTTGCCATCAGCAATTACTATAATACGGTCGGCAATGTTAAGTATTCTTTCCTGATGGGAAATTATGATAATTGAGCCCTTGGTCTCTTCATGCATCTTTTCAAAAACATCAATAAGATTGTTAAAGCTCCAAAGGTCAATTCCTGCTTCCGGCTCATCGAAAATCGATACAGATGTGCCTCTTGCAAGAATCATTGCAATCTCTATTCTCTTAAGTTCACCGCCTGAAAGACTCGCATTAACTTCCCTGTTAATGTATTCCCTTGCACAAAGTCCTACTTCCGAAAGGTACTCACAGGCTTTGCCCGCATTGATGGGCTCGCCTGCGGCAAGAGTTATAAGATCTTTTACGGTTATTCCCTTAAATCTTACCGGCTGCTGGAATGCAAAACTGATTCCTTTTCTTGCCCTGTCAGTAATTGACAGTTCTGTAATATCTTCGCCGTCAAGCAGGATCTTACCTGATGTAGGCGTAACAATTCCTGCGATTATCTTCGCAAGTGTTGACTTTCCGCCGCCGTTAGGCCCTGTTATCGCCGTAAATCTTCCATCTATTTTAAGGCTTATATCTTTAATAATTTCTTTGTCTTTGCCTTCTTCATCAACCTGATATGATATATTTTGTAATTCTAACATATATTTCTTTTCCTTTTTCTGTAAAGTCTATACAGTTTTGATTATTTTATCATTATTTTGTCAGAGTATTCAACCTATTTTTACAGCTGAAGGACCAACATATAATCCTTCTTTAAAATATTCACCGGAATATCTGATTTTATCTGCATTTTTAAGGATATTGCCTGTTACGGTTCCTCCTGTGACAATTCTTTTTCCATTCTCATCAGATATCTCGGCAAGTCTGAACTCACCGCCAAAATCACCTGTAAGAGGATCCATCTGGAAATCGGAGAAGTTTTTTACCAGAATGTATTTTCCGTTAAGAAGTCTGTCCATTGGTTCGCCGTTACATACACAATGTAAATTCTCGTACATTCCTATATACGGTCTGTTAAGATATGACAAGTGCATTACATTGCCGTGGATGTTTTTGACAATACCGTGTTCTATTATCATACGGGATCCGGTTTTAACGCCCTCTGCACTGTACGGATATTCCGGCACCCCCTCTATGCTTATATCGGACATAATATCATAACCTTCTTTGTAATCCGAATATCCGGGATATACATACGCTGCATTGCTTCTCATAAGGTAGAATTTCAGAAATTCCTTAACATAGGAATCCGTAAGCACAATGGGATAACCTGAATAATCTGCCGGACTTCGTTTTGCCGATTCTCTTTCAACTGCCAGTTTAAGTTGTTTTGCACACTTTTTTCTGATGCTTTCTTTTTCCATGTCATAATAAGAAAAATCAGCATACAGTTCCACATCATTCTCTTTTTTGCATTGGACAACAAATTCACCGGTTATTTTTCCTGATGTATAAGATATATCGGAGCCTTTTCCGGTTATTATATTTACAGTCCTGGTTTCTCCAAAAAATTCAGCTGAATTAATAAAGGCATCCTTAACTTCATCCTCGGCAGAATAAAGAGCCTTCGCCATTTCAATAACGCTTTCACAGCCGTCAAATACTTTTTCCGTATTTTTATCGATTACTTTTTCAGGCAGCCTGTAATATGGATTTTTCACATAAAGAGCGGATTCCCACGCACTTTCTATAAGTTCCCTTATCTCATCCCCATCCATTCCCGGATATAAGTACACATCTGAGTTTCCGAGATATTCTGTACCATTTTCCTCGAAATTCCTGTAAACGCGTAGTCTTATTTCCCTTACTTCCTTGTCTCTTGTCATATCAAGACGATGTTTTACAAAATACATCTCAAAGGCTTTTCTATGCTCGTCATAAATATTGTAATCAACTATATTCAGTTCGTGAAGTATTTCAACTATTTCTGATACCATTTCAATTACCCCAGTTCTATTTCTGCTTTAATATAAGGGCCTCCGTCGGATACTTTAACCCATTCCTTATAACCTTTTCCACAATATCCGCCTCCGTTAAGTTCAGGAGTTTCTGACATCATTGATATGGATTTTAACAAATCCGGAACATATCCGCTAAGCACAACCGGAGAAAAGATTCTGCCCGTAAATTTTCCGTCTTTTATCTCTCTTGCCATATTTACCATACACTGTATTCCCCAGTTTTTAGGGTCTTCCATTCCGCAGGTTGCATTTTCAAGCATAAAACCATATTTTATGGATTTAATCATATCCTCCGGTCTGTCTTTACCGCCTTCAAAATAGGTATTGGTCATTCTTGTATATGCCTTATGCTCGTAATTTTCCCTTCTGCCGTTGCCCGTTCCTTTTGTCTTAAGGATACCGGCTGTCTTGGCATCCGAAATTCCCGTCTGCAGGATTCCGTTCTTAATAATTACGGTATCATGACCGCAGGTTCCTTCGTCGTCAAAGTCATAGGTAGCAACTTCATTTACACCCATTCCGTCATGCATGGTTACAAGTCCGGAAGCAACTTCTTTACCGATAAAACTCTTGGCAAGCGCCCTGTCTTTTACGAACATATCCATTTCAACGCCGTGGCCGAAGGCTTCATGGACTATCATCCCCGTTACCTCAGGCGTACATATACATTCGTATCTGCCCGGCGTAATCTTTTCTGCCATAAGCAGCTTAACCGTATTCCCGGCAACGTTTTTAATGTCTGCTTCCAATGAATCAAGCACATCATAACCATTCATTCCTGAATACGATTTAAAATAACTTCTTACAATATCTCCTTTTTTGGCCATCATTAACATGGCACAGGTCATCCATAAAATATTCTGGGACATATCCCTGTTTTTGGAGATAAAAATTTTTCTGCTCTTTTTGAAGGAAGAATTAATCGTGCAGTCAATAATCTGTCCGTCAGCCTCAAGACCTTTCTGCCTTAATTCGGTGAGTTTGTCAAGGATTGCTTTATCACCGAGAATTTCAGGACTGCGGCTCATATCGTTTTCTGAAAAAGAATGAAATACTTCATCCTCCATACGTTCCGTATCTTCAATGGTAAAATTCTCTTTAAGTTCTTCTGCCTTGTCAAAAAGATTTTCTATCTGGGCAATAATTTTTTCTGAGTCACTAACTTTAAGCGAATTAAAGGAATGTTCCACAAGGCGGTTTCTGCCGTGGACACGCAGGACATACCCTCTTGCGCAGGATATTTTATCCTGTGATGCAGACAGTCCCCTGCCTGAAACGGAATATTTTCTTCCTGTACTGTTTTCAAAAAGAATTGAGGCATAATCATACTTCTGCCACAACTTCTCCATAAGTGCTCTTATGGCAAAATATTCCGAAAGTTCCACAAGTGAATCAAATCTTGTAAATATTTTGCTGTCGTATTCTTTGACCGGAAGCAGACTATCAGGAATCATTATCGTTTTAAGTCCCGCCTTAACAGCCGATTCAATTCCGTTATAAGAATCCTCCACGGCATAGGTGTCATGTGGATTGCATTTAAGTTCTTTACAGGCTTTAAGGTATATATCAGGGAATGGTTTACTGTGTTCTACCATATCTCCGCCGATAATTACATCAAAATATCCTGTAAGCCCCGTTTCATTAAGATGATGCAGCACCACATCTTTTCTTGAAGATGAGGCAATGGCAACCTTCGCTCCGGTTTTTTTCAGGGTGTCAAGAATGAGCTTTGTGCCTTTTTTAAGAGGAACGCCATCTTCTTCAATGTGACCCGTAAATATTTTTTCCTTTAAATCGTAGAATTCATCAAAAGGGAAATCCTCGCCACAGTGTGTTTTAAGGATATCCACCTGGTCAACCCTGTTTCTTCCAATACAAAGTTTTAATGGAATCTCGAAATTATCTATGTGAAGTATTTCGGCTACTTCACGCCATGTTCTTGTATACACTTTCTGGGTGTCAAAAAGAACTCCGTCCATATCAAATACAACATTTAACATATATGACCTCTTTTATGCGTTAAGCATTATTTTTTCACTGTTCATCGCCTTAGCCATAAGCCATACCATTACTCCCGCAAACGCATAAGTTATTATCGTTGACGTAAGGTACTGGTTCATTGTGATTGTCCTTTCAAATATACCTTTGAATGCAGCTGAGGTGTTATATACAGGTATCATATAACTGCCTGAAGTTACATCTCCCGAATACATTGTTATCATTCCCGCAAACATGACTATTATATACACAGGCATTATAAATGACTGTGCTTCTTTGACATTTTTTGCTAAAAGTGATACGAAACCTATAATTCCAACATAAAGAAGCACAAGTCCTAAGAGCAATACCACAAACTGTATAATCTGTACGGTAGTAAAGTTAAGTGAAAGCCCGTTAACCATTTCTCCCATGCCGCCCATACCGCTGAGTACAACCGCTGAGCCGATAAATGATATTACATATACAGCCGCCGAAAGAACGGATACTATGGCAAGGGATACTATTTTACCCATTATGATGTCAACTCTTTTTATAGGGCTTATAAGAAGATTGGCGATGGTTCCTCTCTCCTTCTCACCTGCAATGGTATCAACGCCAAGTCCCATTGCTCCCGCAAAAATAAGAATTGTTATAAGATAAGGTATGATGGAGCCGAGAATCTTGCCTGTAGCCTTATCTTTATCCTGTACTATCATGTCAGGGTTATCCGCATCTACGGAAAATACCATGGCATAATCAAGTGAACCGAATCTCTCCTTAAGTAAAATCTGTTTATATTCTTCAAGATATGTTCCCGTAAAACGTGTTCTCGCTTCACCGGAATTATTCTCTGAAGGATTGTAAAATGTCTTTATATCAGGAAGTGCCGAACCTGCATCGGCATTTTTGAAATTCTCATAGAAATTCTCAGGGAACACAACCACTAAATCGTAGGTTCCGTCAAGAAGCCCATCTTTGTATGATTCTACTGACTCACCTGCCGGTATAATATTTATTTTGCAGTCGGTATGCCCTGCCATAAGCTCTGAAAAATTATCAGGCATATTCTGTACATATACCTCGGATACGTGTTCGTTTATGCTGGATTTCTCTTTACCTATAAGGAAAAACATCACTCCGTAAATTCCCGCAATTAATATGATTGGAAGAATAAACAGTGAAAATACCATTTTCTTATCCCCGAATACCCTTTTTAATTCCTTTGATAAAATTACTTTGAAGCCCATTTATTTGTCCTCCTTATGATTAAGTTTATACATTTTAAAAAATGCGTCCTCAAGATTGGTAACATTATATTCTTTAAGGATTTCGGGGATTGTGTTTTCACAGATTTTTTTACCGTCAATTATTATGGCTATCCTGTCGCAGAGTGCCTCCGCTTCAGACATGATGTGGGTGGAAATAACTATAAGCTTACCCTCGTTGCGAAGCTTTTTAAGATAGTCTGTTACAAGTCTTGCGGTGATAATGTCAAGTCCGCTTGTAGGCTCGTCAAAAATAATTATATCAGGGTCATGGGCAAGGCTCACCGCTATTGCAGCCTTCTGCTTCATGCCTGTTGAAAGTTCCTCTATCTTCTTTGTCTTAAATTCTTCTATTCCGAAATAATTGAAAAGTTCGCTCTTTCTTGTGCGGATATCATCATCTTTCATATTGTGCAGTTTTCCGAAGAAATCAAAAAGATAATCCACGGAAAATTGTGGGTCAAGCTTGATATCATTAGTTAAAAAGCCAATTTTTTCCCTGACTTTATCTGCGTCTTTAACGGTATCAAAGCCATCCACCAGAACTGTTCCCTCCGTAGGCTTCAACAGGGTGGCGATACATCTTAACGTCGTTGTCTTACCTGCTCCATTAGAGCCTAACAATCCGAAGATTTCCCCTTTTTCGGCTCTTAAAGATACATCCGAAACAGCTACTCTTGTGCTTGTCGTTACTTTCTCCTTACGCATCTGTCTGCTGCCCAGCCTGTAAATTTTGGTAAGATTATTAATTTCAATCATAGGTTGCTCCTTTTCAGTTACACATCCATTTTTTAGCCTATTGTATCACGATTTTACTGTCCTTGCATTATCTTTTTTGATTAAGTATAATAATTGCATAAAAAGAAAGAAGGCAGATTATGAAAAGGAAAATATTATCATTAATACTTATTTTTGCCATGCTTGTATCCCTCAGTGCATGTCGGGGCAATAATAACACACCCGGAAAAGGCAATGAAAAAAGCACTGTAAGAATTGCATCCATGAAGGGTCCTACTTCAATAGGCCTTGTAAAACTTTACGATGATGCATCCAATGAAAAGACCTCCAATGACTATGATTACAAGATATGCGGAACAGCCGATGAAATCGCAACCGGACTTATTAAGGGGGAACTTGATGCTGCCTGCGTTCCTGCCAATCTTGCAAGTGTCTTATACAATAAAACAGAGGGCAGAATAAAAATTGCCGCAGTCAATACTTTAGGTGTGCTCTATATTCTTTCAAAAGGCATTTCTGTATCATCTGTTGCAGACCTTAAAGGTCAGACAATCTATACAACAGGACAGGGAACAACCCCTGAATATACTTTAAGGCATATTCTTTCCGAGAATAATATAGACCCTGATAAGGACGTAACAATTGAATATATGTCAGAGGCTGCCGAGGTTCTCCAGAAGGCTTCAGCCATGGATTCAGCGGTCGTTATGCTTCCTGAACCTTTCGTTGAGGTTGCAAAAGCCAAGGATCCGGCTTTTGAAACGGTTATAGACCTTACAAAAGAATGGGAAAAAATTCATGATGACAGTTCAATAGTAACAGGTGTGCTTGTTGTTTCTGAAGATTTTGCATCTTCTAATGAAAATGCTTTAAGAACTTTCTTTGATGAGTACAAGGCTTCTTCCAAAAATGCAACAGCCAACATTGAAGAAACCGCTTCATTGCTTGAGAAATATGATATTATCAAAGCTGCCATAGCCACAAAAGCAATACCATATTGCAACATCTGTTTTATTACAGGTGATGAAATGATCAGCAAAGTAACCGGCTATTTCAAGGTCTTATTTGATGCCAGCCCGGATTCTCTCGGAAAAAAATTACCTGACAACAATATTTTTTACATTGTGAAATAACATGAAAAGAAAGACTTTATACACTTTTATTTCAATAATTATATGGCTTGTATTATGGCAGATTATATCTGCCGTAATTTCAAGTCCGGTATTCCTGCCTTCGCCATTGCAGACCGTCAATGCACTTTTTTCTTTACTTAAGACTTCTGCGTATTACAAAAGCCTTTCATACTCTCTTTTTAACATATCCATAGGTTTTTTTACCGGTCTTTTTGCCGGCGTAGTCCTTGCGGTTGCAGCTTCTGTCAATACCTTTTTGCAATCGGTAATTGAAGTTCCCGTAAAAATCATCCGTTCAATTCCTGTGGCATCTTTCATTATACTTGCCTTATTGTGGGTTGATTCCGCACATCTTTCAACGTTTATCGCAGCGATAACGATTATGCCTGTAATTTATACCAATACTTTTTCAGGTATTGCCCATACAGATAGTCAGATGAAAGAAATGGCTGGGGTATTTCATTTTTCACCGTTCAAAAAATTGGTTTACATATATATGCCTTATGCAGCTCCCCATTTTCTAAGCGGTGTAAAATTATCCTGCGGGTTTGCATGGAAATCAGGAATTGCCGCCGAAATCATAGGTCTTGTAAGACATTCCATCGGAAACAACATATACAAGTCAAAAATATATCTGGAAACGGATAACTTATTTGCATGGACAATTTCTCTGATTGTTCTAAGTATAATTTTCGAGAAAATAGTATTATTAATTTTAAATTTAATTTTTAAAAGGACAGGTTCAATCAATGATAAAGCTCAATAACCTTACAGTTGCATACAACGATAATACGGTAATATCAGACCTTACTTATGAATTTGCAAAAGGCAGCACAGCCATAACAGGCAGTTCAGGAATCGGTAAAACTTCTCTTATCAATGCAATCCTTTCACTCGTTCCATATAAAGGGACTATAGAATCAGATGAAAAATATTCCGTAGTATTTCAGGAGGACAGATTATGTCCTTACCTTACCGCATTTAAAAACGTCCGGCTTGTATGTAATGATAAAGATAAAATTACAGATGGATTTGCCGCAATGGGATTGTCAGATTGCATGAATGAAAAGGTCATATCCTTAAGCGGCGGTATGAAAAGGCGTGTGGCAATATTGCGTGCTGTTCTTGCGGATTACACCACAATTATAATGGATGAACCATTTAAAGGTCTTGATGCCGATACCAGATTGTCTGTCATGAATTATGTAAAAAAAATGACCTCCGGCAAGTCCGTATTATTAGTAACACATGACCTGTCGGAAGCCGGTTTCTTCAACTGTAATATTCTTAATCTGTAGCAAAATTATCTAATGAGGAAGCTAATGTATACTGGTTTCTTCCATGTTCCTTAGAATAGTACAAAGCCTTATCTGCTTTCATATAAAGTTCTGCATAATCATCAATTCCAACTGTATTAACTATACCTACGCTTACTGAAAGTCTTACTGACTTGCCACCGTGCTCAAATTCTCTGTCCATCTTCTTGCAAAGTGATGATCCAAGCCTGTCTAATGTCTCATCGTCACAGGTACTTGGAACAAATGCTATAAATTCGTCTCCGCCATATCGTCCAAGATATCCGCCAGGGAATACTATCCTCATAGCACCTGCAAGAGTCTTAAGTGCTTCATCGCCTGCTATGTGACCGAGGGTATCATTAACATTCTTAAAATTATCCATATCAATAAGGAATAGTGCGCCCTCTGATGATACACTCTTATTACTCATA
Proteins encoded:
- a CDS encoding metallopeptidase TldD-related protein, yielding MVSEIVEILHELNIVDYNIYDEHRKAFEMYFVKHRLDMTRDKEVREIRLRVYRNFEENGTEYLGNSDVYLYPGMDGDEIRELIESAWESALYVKNPYYRLPEKVIDKNTEKVFDGCESVIEMAKALYSAEDEVKDAFINSAEFFGETRTVNIITGKGSDISYTSGKITGEFVVQCKKENDVELYADFSYYDMEKESIRKKCAKQLKLAVERESAKRSPADYSGYPIVLTDSYVKEFLKFYLMRSNAAYVYPGYSDYKEGYDIMSDISIEGVPEYPYSAEGVKTGSRMIIEHGIVKNIHGNVMHLSYLNRPYIGMYENLHCVCNGEPMDRLLNGKYILVKNFSDFQMDPLTGDFGGEFRLAEISDENGKRIVTGGTVTGNILKNADKIRYSGEYFKEGLYVGPSAVKIG
- a CDS encoding metallopeptidase TldD-related protein produces the protein MLNVVFDMDGVLFDTQKVYTRTWREVAEILHIDNFEIPLKLCIGRNRVDQVDILKTHCGEDFPFDEFYDLKEKIFTGHIEEDGVPLKKGTKLILDTLKKTGAKVAIASSSRKDVVLHHLNETGLTGYFDVIIGGDMVEHSKPFPDIYLKACKELKCNPHDTYAVEDSYNGIESAVKAGLKTIMIPDSLLPVKEYDSKIFTRFDSLVELSEYFAIRALMEKLWQKYDYASILFENSTGRKYSVSGRGLSASQDKISCARGYVLRVHGRNRLVEHSFNSLKVSDSEKIIAQIENLFDKAEELKENFTIEDTERMEDEVFHSFSENDMSRSPEILGDKAILDKLTELRQKGLEADGQIIDCTINSSFKKSRKIFISKNRDMSQNILWMTCAMLMMAKKGDIVRSYFKSYSGMNGYDVLDSLEADIKNVAGNTVKLLMAEKITPGRYECICTPEVTGMIVHEAFGHGVEMDMFVKDRALAKSFIGKEVASGLVTMHDGMGVNEVATYDFDDEGTCGHDTVIIKNGILQTGISDAKTAGILKTKGTGNGRRENYEHKAYTRMTNTYFEGGKDRPEDMIKSIKYGFMLENATCGMEDPKNWGIQCMVNMAREIKDGKFTGRIFSPVVLSGYVPDLLKSISMMSETPELNGGGYCGKGYKEWVKVSDGGPYIKAEIELG
- a CDS encoding ABC transporter ATP-binding protein — translated: MIEINNLTKIYRLGSRQMRKEKVTTSTRVAVSDVSLRAEKGEIFGLLGSNGAGKTTTLRCIATLLKPTEGTVLVDGFDTVKDADKVREKIGFLTNDIKLDPQFSVDYLFDFFGKLHNMKDDDIRTRKSELFNYFGIEEFKTKKIEELSTGMKQKAAIAVSLAHDPDIIIFDEPTSGLDIITARLVTDYLKKLRNEGKLIVISTHIMSEAEALCDRIAIIIDGKKICENTIPEILKEYNVTNLEDAFFKMYKLNHKEDK
- a CDS encoding ABC transporter substrate-binding protein; the protein is MKRKILSLILIFAMLVSLSACRGNNNTPGKGNEKSTVRIASMKGPTSIGLVKLYDDASNEKTSNDYDYKICGTADEIATGLIKGELDAACVPANLASVLYNKTEGRIKIAAVNTLGVLYILSKGISVSSVADLKGQTIYTTGQGTTPEYTLRHILSENNIDPDKDVTIEYMSEAAEVLQKASAMDSAVVMLPEPFVEVAKAKDPAFETVIDLTKEWEKIHDDSSIVTGVLVVSEDFASSNENALRTFFDEYKASSKNATANIEETASLLEKYDIIKAAIATKAIPYCNICFITGDEMISKVTGYFKVLFDASPDSLGKKLPDNNIFYIVK
- a CDS encoding ABC transporter permease, with the protein product MGFKVILSKELKRVFGDKKMVFSLFILPIILIAGIYGVMFFLIGKEKSSINEHVSEVYVQNMPDNFSELMAGHTDCKINIIPAGESVESYKDGLLDGTYDLVVVFPENFYENFKNADAGSALPDIKTFYNPSENNSGEARTRFTGTYLEEYKQILLKERFGSLDYAMVFSVDADNPDMIVQDKDKATGKILGSIIPYLITILIFAGAMGLGVDTIAGEKERGTIANLLISPIKRVDIIMGKIVSLAIVSVLSAAVYVISFIGSAVVLSGMGGMGEMVNGLSLNFTTVQIIQFVVLLLGLVLLYVGIIGFVSLLAKNVKEAQSFIMPVYIIVMFAGMITMYSGDVTSGSYMIPVYNTSAAFKGIFERTITMNQYLTSTIITYAFAGVMVWLMAKAMNSEKIMLNA